From Solibaculum mannosilyticum:
TGACTTCCCGAGGGTGATCCAATTGAAAGTCCTCGTAGTGGAGGGCGTCCATAAATTGATCTTTTAAGAGGGTGATGGTGCCCACACCGTTTTCCAGCTGACAGAAATCCTCGTAGAAACTGGGAGGGGGGAGAGGACGTCCCGCCTTGAGATAGAATTCATCGGCGGCGTAACAGATCCGGCTGCCGAACTGCTCCACACATCGGTCGCCAAAGGCGTCGATCTGGTCGATGACGGCGGCAGCGCCTTCCGGCGTATAGCCGGTGAGGGGATAGAGGCCTTCCCGATGATCGGTCAGCCCCACAGGGACGGCGGCAATGCTCTGGACAGCGGGATAGAGGGGTGTCAAATCAGCCAGTGTTCGATCCAGCTGAGGACCGTCGTTGAGGCCGGGGCACAACACCATCTGGCAATTGATATGCGTACCGGCCTCAGCCAGATGCCAAAGATGCCGGAGGGCTTCCCCGGCAAAACGGTTGCCCATCATGCGGCACCGCAGTTCGGGATCGGTGGTATGCACCGAGATGTTGACAGGGCTGATGTGCATTTCAATGATGCGCTGTAATTCTTTATCCGAAAGATTTGTCAGGGTGATGTAGTTGCCGAACAAAAAAGAAAGGCGTGCGTCGTCGTCTTTAAAATAAAGGCTTTCGCGCATGCCCTTAGGCAACTGGTCGATAAAACAAAAAACGCACTTATTGCGGCAGGTGCGTTGTTTATCCATCAGATAGGTTTCAAACAAAAGACCGGGATCGTCGTATTCACTTTTCCGAAGGATAACGTGATGTTCTTCACCGTCCGGCCGGACAAGGGAAAGGTCTAAGTGACGGTCTACGATCAGAAAACGATAGTCCAGTACGTCGTTGACCTCCCGGCCATTGATAGAGAGCAGTGTTTCCCCCGGAACAATGCCGGCTTTCGCAGCCAGGCTGCCCGCCTCGATATCATAAATGACAACCGGCAACAAGATCCCTCCTTTGCCATAAAGTAAAAAAGAGAAGGATTACTCCTTCTCTTTCTCCAAAGCCCATGGTTTTCTTTAGGACTCCTTCTCGATGACCTGTCTGCCGTGATAGTAACCGCAGTTGGGGCAAAGTCTGTGAGCTCTCTTCAGCTCGCCGCACTGAGAACATTTCACGAGGGAAGGAACCTCGATCTTCCAGACGTTATTCCGTCTCTTATCACGCCGTGCTTTGGAAACTTTTCTCTTGGGTACCGCCATTGTCAGCACCTCCCTCTATTAATCATTACTTTTATTCCAATAGCTTGCCCAATGCCTCCAGCCGGGGATCAATAGGCTTTTTGCATCCGCAGGGGCCTTCGTTGAGATTACGGCCGCAAGTGGGGCAAAGACCTTTACAATCCGGTCGGCACAGATGTTTCATGGGCAAAGAGAGCAAAATATCCGACACAACCAGTTCATCCACATCCAATTGGCCCTGTTCCACCAAAATGAAACGATCCTCATCCTCATGATTGAGAGAAGTCACCAACACATGCTCCACCGGAAAATTGTACTGGGCGACATATTCACTCATACACCGGTCGCACGAAAGGGGCATCTCAAAGGAAGCGGAAAGCTGAGACATTACAATATCAGCTTCATTGACCAAACGGCCTGTTACATGAACCAAAGACACATTGGGCAGTTGATCTTCCTCCGGGCGAAAGGAATAATCCACCTGGATGGGGGAATCCCCTGCAAACAACGCTTTTAAGTCAAGAATCATAGCGCTCTCCTCACATATAACGATACTATATTATAAAGACTTCGCAGGAATTTGTCAAGAAATAAGCAAAAAAAAAACCAGATCCAGAGCCATCGTCAGGAAAATACAAAAAAGTGTGGTATGGTTTGGAAAGATGTGGTAAAGTATATTTGTTTCTGGACAGTTTGATTTTGTCCCACCCATGAGATATAAAACAAGCGATTCTTACAATAAAAGAGGTGTCGATACATGATTCAACCAAAGATTCCATTTCGGAATTCGTTGTCCGACAATGGCCGTATGGAAGGCCGCTTGAGTAGATTGTTGTCATTTTTAACGCCATTGGTAATTTTACTGCTGGTTTATGTTTTATTCGGGATGTTTCCATTTGGCCAGAAGTCCCTTTTGATCACCGACATGAGCCAGATTTATGTGGACTTTCATTCCTGGTTCTACGACGCCTTAAAAGGTGGAGATAGCCTTCTGTTTTCCTGGAACACCGGCCTTGGTATGAATATGGTAGGGGCGTTGACATTTTATCTTTCCAGTCCCTTTTCTTTTCTGGTCCTGCTGTTTGAACGGTCCCAGATTCCCGACGCCCTCCTGCTCATTACCTTATTAAAGGTAGGCTCCTGTGGATTCACTTTTTCCTTTTATTCCTCCAAAGTGCTCAAATTCAATGGTATCCGCAATGTTATATTTTCCAGCATGTACGCTTTGATGACCTATGTGGTGGTGTATGCCCTTAATATTATGTGGCTCGACGGCATCATCATGCTGCCGTTGGTACTTTTAGGCGTCCATAGTCTGGTGGAAAAAGGCAAGATTCTGCCTTTGACGGTCAGTTTTCTCATCGCCTTTATCACCCAGTTTTATATTGCTTATATGATCGGCATTTTTTCCATTCTCTATTTCTTAGGCGTAATGTTTCGTGTAGGGAAGCCGTCGTGGAAAACATTTCGGAACCGGTCGGGGAAATTTATCTTATCAGGAGCATTGGCCGGGTTCATGTCGGCTTTTTTGCTGCTGCCCACCTATTTTTCCCTTCAGTATGTCTACCTCTATATTGCATCTTCCAATCCGGGAGCCCATACCCTGACTCCTATAGAACTCATCAGCAAAATGGCCTTGGGCAGCTATGATACGCTTACTTACGGCCTGCCCAATCTTTTCTGTGGGACGCTATGTATCCTCTTGGGCGTACTTTATTTTCTCAACCGTAGTATCCAGCGCCGGGAGAAAATGATAGCGGGCGGTATGTTGGTAATCCTGCTTCTCAGCATGACGTTTTGGCCCATTAATATATTCTGGCATGCTTTTGATGAACCAACCTGGTTCCCCTATCGATTTTCTTTTTTATACTGTTTTGTATTACTGGTGTTGTCCATTCGATGCTTCCAGCAGTTGGACGGCCTCAAAGGATGGCACATCGCAGCGGCGGCGGGAGGGGCATCCCTTTGCTTTGGAAGCGTGCTTCTGTTTGGGCTGGAACATGTTACCGCCGTGCAGATTGGGACAACCGTTGCACTCTTGTGCGTTTATGCCCTGCTGCTAGCCGCTATGCGGTACCGTCCTCAAGCAGCCCTGGCTATGACGCTCGTCCTGGCGGCCACTGTGATGGTAGAATTGTACGACAATACAAATAAAATGGTTCATGCTATGGATACGGAATTTCGATATAACGACCGGGCTTCCTATGTCAGTTATGTGGAGAACCGGTCAAGTGTGATCCAATCCATCCGGCAGCAGGATCCTGGCTGGTACCGCATGGAAAATCACGATATGCGCAATGCCAATGATTCCCTTTCCCTGGATTACTATGGGATGGCCCACTATGACTCTTTCACGAATCAGCATATGTCCCAGTTTTTAAGTCATCTGGGGGTGACTACCACCGTCCAGAACCGGTTTTTGCGGTACTATGGTTCCACCAGCGTATTGGATTCTCTGCTGGGCATCAAGTATGTATTGGGTACAAATGAACGCCGCGATGGATATACGGAAATCCAGAGTTTTGGCAATGACCAGAAGGTGTTTCTCAATCAGAACGCCTTGTCCATCGGCTACATGGTGGACGACGGGCTTCGGAATTTCACCTACGACTCCAGTTCACAAAAGGATCCGTTTTACCTGCAAAACAAGCTGTTAAATGCCATGGACGGAAGAGAATACGACTATTATACCCCAATTCATATGGCCAGTACGATGACATCTGACAATATCACCATGGAATCTTACAACGATTGGTGGTATAGCGTCAGCAAAAATGAAAACAGCGGAAACTCGTATATTTCATATACCATCACCAATCCTAAGGCACAGAATGTATGTTTTTATTTGCCGTCTGTCGGGCTGTCGGAACAAAATTATGTGTACGTCAACGGTGAATTGTATGGCCCATGGGGATACGATCTCATCGGCGCGATCGACTTGGGATGGTGGGAGGCCGACCAGGAGATTACCGTCAGTTTTGAGCTGCGGGATGACAGTTGTTATTTAGGAGAACCACAATTCTATGGATTTGACGGCCATGCGGCGGACTTGCTTTTTGACCGGCTCAAAGAACATCAGATGACAGATATTGAAATGGGAACTTCCTCAGTCAAAGGTACAGTAGACGCAGGAGAGGGAGGATTGTTGTTTACATCCATTCCGTCTGATCCCGGATGGTCGGCAGAGGTGGATGGGAAACCGGTACAATTGGTCAATATCGCCGACGCTTTCTGGGCAGTGGAGTTGCCGGAAGGGCAACATGAAGTTTCCTTCTCTTTTACCCCCCAGGGTTTACGCATAGGGGTCATCTTGTCGATTACCGCTTTCATACTGGCAGTGGTATTGATTTACTGCATAGACTACAGGGGAAAAAGGAAAAAACATCTCCCTGTGGATGAAGATCCAGATCCCGTATAAATCTTTGTTCAGGTTCGCAAAAAGAACCCGGCGTGGTATGGTACCGCATGGATAAGGATGTTAAGAAAAACTTTGGATGGCGTGTGGCTTAAATTGGTTTCATGGACTTGTGACGAAATCCAAATCAATGGAGGCATATAATATGCGGCGTGAAAATGGATGGGACACTCATGCAAACGATGCATCGGGTCCAAAGAGATGCCGTAGAGCAAGTAGAGCGGTTGGTCCAGCGTGTGTGCTGCTGGACGACCTCATGTCGGTGACAGACGGTATTTTAGAGCGCACACGCCATTGGAATAGATGGCGGAAGAAATCGTACTAACTGTGAGATGAGAAAGAGCCAGGAGGTGGCAAGTCCCCTCCTGGCTCTCTCTTGCGTTATGCCTCCTCCGGTTGCGTGATTTTATAACCCACTCGGAAGAAATAGTGCTTTTCATAGGTACGCTCCGCCGTCTTCAGGCCCACATCAGCCAGGTGGAGAAAGAAGTCGCCATCCATCGTGAGAAAGTCCCCGTCCCGCAAGGGTGGTGACCGCATGGCATACGCTGGGCTTGCATCCCCATGTGTCGGGCTACATCTACGGAGTGCACCATGCCCTTTTTCTTTTGGAGAACAAGAATGGATTGCAGGCAATTTTCTCCTGACGCATAGAGATGGAGACTTCGATGTTATTTTGTCATGCCAACCGCCAGCCTTCAGCCTGTTTACGGATTTCTACAAACCGACGATACACTCCGCTTTGGGCCAGTAACTCCTCATGGGTACCATGTTCTACAATGTGGCCGTCGTCTACCACAAGGATCTGATCTGCGTGCTGGATTGTAGCAAGCCTGTGGGCGATGGTGAGGATTGTCTTTCCTCGTGTCAGGGCGGAGAGAGCCTGCTGGATTAAGTGTTCGTTCTCCGGGTCTACACTGGCTGTCGCCTCGTCCAAAATCACGATAGGGGCATTCTTCAAAATGGCCCTGGCGATGGAAATACGCTGTTTCTCACCGCCGGATAGGGTGGAACCGCCCTCACCGATGACCGTATCATATCCATTGGGTAGTGCAGAGATGAAGCTGTGACAGCAGGCAGCCTTTGCTGCTGCCACCACCTGCTCATGGGTGGCTCCGGGACAGCCAAACTTGATGTTGTTCTCCACGCTATCTTGGAAAAGATAGACATTCTGAAAAACCATGGAGATGTTCCGCAGAAGGCTTTCACAGGTAAACCTCCGCACATCGTGGCCGCCGACTGATACAGTGCCGCTATTCACATCGTAAAACCGTGCGACCAAATTGCAGATCGTACTTTTGCCGGAGCCGGAGGGGCCCACAATGGCGGTGGTAGTCCCCTGTGGGGCCGTAAAGGTCACATCGTGGAGTACCTCACGGCTGCCATACCCGAAGGACACATGCGAAAAGGCTACATCGAATCGATCCAGCACGATTTCTCTGCCGTCTTTATCAATGAAGTCGGTTTGATCCAATTCCTCCAAACGATCCAGCACGGAATCTGTTACCGACAGGATATGGGCTGCGTCATTGATCGCCTCCACGCTTCCAAAGATGGTGAAGGAGAACAGTGCAATCATCAGAAAGTAGGGCAAAGACAGAGCGCCAACCAAAGCCTGATGCCCGGCGAGCAGAATCAGCCCCACCGATGCCGCCCGCAGAGAGATCAGATGCAGACAGTTCCAGGGAACAAATCCAAACTCATTCTTGATGCGGATGGCCTTATTGTCCCGACAGGCATCATGGAACCGCTGGACAGATACGCCATCCTGTCCAAAGGATTTCACCACCGGCAGACCATGGATATACTCGATTGCCGCTCCGGACAAAGCCTCCTGCGCCCGATGGCTTACCGGGGCGGTTCTGGCACTCTGCCGCCCGATCCCCCGTAAAGCAAAGGCAGAGACTGCCACGCCAATGAGAGCTGCCAATGCCGCCGGTGGACAAAAGATGGCAACACACAGCAGGATCACCGCCACCTGAATGTAGCCGTTCACTACCGCATCCACCATTTTCATGCTCTGAAGCTCCAGGGTGCTGAGTTCGGTGGTAAGCGCCGCCAGAATGTCACCCAAGTCATTCTGAGCAAAGTAACCCAACGACACCCGTTTCAAAACCCCGCCCAATTCCATGCGCTGTTCCGCAGCCCGCTCCGTACCGATGCTTTCCTGCAATCGGTTTTTCCAGTAGGTGAAGAAGAACCGTAGCAGGACCAATCCCGCAATACTGCCCAGGCAGAGCCAGGGAAGTGAGGCGGACAGATTCTTTTCTCCCCAGGCGCTGCGGATCATCTGTCCCAGCGCCCAGGCGGCCAGCATTACCGGACCAGCGGTACACCAAGTAGCAAAAAAGGAGCATACGAACCCCAAGATCATCCGCTTGCGATAGCCCTTCGCCCATCGCATGATTCGTCCTACGCTATGAAACATCTCACTTTCCCTCCTGTTCCGTCGAGGTGACCGCCCAATTTTGCACCCCAACATGGGCTGCCCATAACGTCTGATACAACGGGCAGCGGCAAAGCAGTTCTTCCTGTGTGCCACAGTCTACGACCTGCCCCTTCTCCAGAACAACGATTTGGTCGGCCTTTTGGATGGTCGAGAGGCGGTGGGCGATTACCAGCAGAGTTTTGCCTTTGGAAAGGGCCATAATGGACTGCTGAATCTTGTCCTCGTTCTCCGGGTCAGTGAAAGCGGTGGCTTCATCTAGAACGACGATGGGCGCATCTTTCAAGATGGCCCGGGCGATGGCGATGCGCTGGCGTTCTCCGCCGGAGAGCTGTTTGCCTGCCTCACCGGCGGTGGTATCCCAGCCATGCTCCAACCGGCTGATAAACTCCTCGCATTGGGCCGCTCTTGCGGCGGCAAACACCTCCTCATCCGATGCGGCGGGCCGCCCCAGACGAATGTTCTCTTTGATGGAACAGTCGAACAGGAAGTTGTCCTGGGTCACAAAACTGATCGTCTGAGAGAGCTGTTTCAAGGGTAGCTCCCGGATGTCCTGACCGCCCAGGGTGATCGTACCCTCCGTCACATCCCAAAACCGGGCGACCAGACGGGCAATGGTGGACTTACCGCCGCCAGAGGGTACCACCAGAGCGGTAAACTTCTCCTGAGGAATGGTTAGATTCAGATGGTCAAGGACATTGGTCTCTGCTTCTCCTCCATAGGAGAAAGAAACATCCCGTAGTTGGATCGTGTTGTCTGTCAGGGGGATCTCCCGCTCCGCTTGGGAAAGCTGCGGCAGGTTCAGCAGTTCCCGCGTATCATTTACGGCGAACTGCATACTTTTCATGGAATTGAGAAAGGCTGTGGCACTCATCAGCGGAGCCACGATCCCCAGAGCCAGCATCAGGCACAGAGTCACCTGGGCCGGGTCCAGCACACCAGTGGAGTAAAGCCAGACGCCCACAGGCAGCGTCCCCAGCAGGGTGGTGGGCAGAATGGACAGGCACAAATTCATTGAGGCCCAGGTACCACGGAACCAGGCCATCGTGAAGTCACGAAAAGAACACACCGCCTGGGCAAACTTCTGATAGGAGCGTTCCCCCTGGCTGAACGCCTTCACCACCTGGATACCCTCCACATACTCCACAATGACGCTGTTGACATGGGCATTTGCGGCCATGTAAGCAGCGTAATTCTTGTTATAGCTCCCCATGGCGAAGGCCATAGGAAGCAGTGCCAAGGGTACCGTGACCAGCAGTGCAAGGCCCATTCGCCAATCAATGGAGAACATGGTGATGGCCACTACCAGCGGAAGAAGCAGATTGGAACTGAGCTCCGGGATCATGTGGGCCAGCGGCGGCTCAATGTCCTCTATGCGGTCTACGATGGTGCTTTTCAGCGAGCCGATAGAGCGTACATCCACCTCGCCTAGCGGCGCCCCCATCAGCCGATCCGCCACCTGGCGCCGCAGCCCCTCCAAAATAGTATAGGCAGACACATGGGCCAGCATCGTTGACAGTGCGTAGCCCGCCACCTTGACAACATAGCCCGCAAGACAGACGCCGCACCAAAACAAGACACCCTCCCATGCCGCCTGCCGCAGAAAGAACAGGCGGATGATCTGATAAACCCCGAGATAAGGGACAAAACCACCGGCTACACTGACGATTGCCAGCACTACAGAAGCGGTCAGTTTTCCCCGGCAGGGTGTGACGAAGGACAGCAATATCCCAAGCCAGCTTCGCTCCTTCATACGCAATACTCCTCTCAAAAGAAAAAATCGTTGTAGTCTGCTTTCACTAACTACAACGATTATACAGAAGATGATCCTGCGTTTCCGCTCCACTTCGCCGGTCCTGTCCCATTTGGACAGAATTTATTGACCTTCCCTGCAGTATTCCAAAGGCGTTTTTCCCTTGACCTCCCGGAAGGCGGCTGCGAACTTGCTGGCGCTGTCGTATCCTACCAGGCCAGCGATTTCCGCCACACTGGTCTGCATTTCCTGCCGGAGCAAGAGACCTGCATGGTCCATACGGAAACAGCGCATATAGGTGTTGAGCGGCTGTCCATAGATCGACTTAGAGCACTCCTTCAGCGCAGTGGCCGGGATTGAGAACCGCTCAGACAATTCTGCGATGGTATAATGTCGCTCCAGATCTTCTGTCAGCAGACGGTGCGCTGCCTTTACCTTCTCCACCTGGGATTTATAAAAATAGGGTTTCTCTGTCTCCCTGCCCAGCTCCAAAGCGTTCAGATACAGCAGCAGCTCCAACACCTTGATTCGAAAATAGGGAAGTTTGATCTGCTCCGGCACGGCATAAAGTTCCTGAAAGATGTGATCTGTGGAGGACGCTCTATGGATCACCTTTGGGTGCCGTCCGGAGCAGAACTTCTTTTGCAGCCGGGAAAGATCCACTGGGAATTCCCGAACCCACTCCCGTAGGGCCTGTTCGGCCTGGGGTAGAACAAAGCCGATGGTAAGACCGTGATAGTGGGCCAGCGGGAAGGTGAAATGCCCCCGATGTTCCAGCCGGCGGTCCAGCTTCATATCCCCGGCCTCCACATAGGAAAAGGTATCCGGGCCGGACTGATATTCCATCCGTCCCTGCCGGCAGTAGTCGATACACAGCAGGTCTTCGGCGGTACAGAATACCGAGTCATAGCCCTCCATATGGAAATCGTTATACATCAGAAAGACACCGGGAAAGAGGTCATATTGGGTCATCATACCCTCACCGCTATCGCTGTGAAACTGGAATACACGGCACCCGCCGCTTTCCGCCAAGGGAGGGGGAAATCCCTCTCCTGTCAAAAACATCTCCGACACGCTGATATCTCCTCTCAAAGCCGCAGCACCCGGTCGCAGGCCCGCTGCATAAATTCCTGGTCGTGGGTGACCACCAGAACGATTCGCCCCTGCCGGACCAAAGCCCGGATCACTTTGGAAACCTCCACCATGCGGGCATAGTCCAGGCCGCTGGTCGGTTCATCAAAAATCAGCACGGGCTTTTCGGAAAGCAGTGCCGTAGCTACTGCCAACCGTTGTTTCTGCCCACCGGAAAGGGACATAGGGTGCCGCTCCCGAAAGGGCAGAAGTTGGAGGCTCTCCAGGACCTCCGCAAATTTTTCCTTTGGCGCGTCTGGGGCAGACATTTGGCACTCGCCCCATACACTGTCAGAAAAAAGCTGGTGGTTGACATCCTGCATCACGCAGAAAGAGACTTTCTGCCTCTCTTTGCGATCCAGCGCCTTGCCGTGGAGCAGGACGCGCCCGGATTGCTCCCGAAGCAACCCGCACAGACAACGGGAAAGCGTCGTCTTGCCCACACCGTTTGGGCCGGTGATGGCGACGGCTTCTCCCGGTCGGGCAGAAAAGGACAGGTTCCGAAATACCGGCGTCCCCTTTTGAAAGGCACAGGACAAGCTCTCCACAGACAGTCCCGTTTCCGTTCCCGCCGGTTCCGCATAAGGAAGCTTACAGATTGCCGGAATCAGGGTGCGCAGCTCCAGCCGCTCCCGCTCCTGGTTGGATAACGCACAAAATTCCTCACGGGTGAAGATACGCTCCAGAACGCCGCTACGCAGATACAGCGCGCGGTCAATAAGATCGGTAAGGAAATACAGCCGGTGTTCCGCAATGATGACTGTATGCCCCTGCTGTTTCAGATAAGCGATCTGGTCATGAAGATGGGAGATCGCCTCCTGATCCAGATTGGCTGTGGGCTCGTCCAGTACATAAATCACCGGCCCCATGGCATAGACAGAAGCGAATGCCAAAAGCTGTTTTTGTCCACCGGACAGTGAGAAAATATTCCGCCCCTGCAATTCGTTAATGTGCAGCGCCTTCATGGTTTCCGATACTCTGCGGCGGATCTCCTCCGGAGGACGGCCTTCATTTTCCAAGCCGAAGGCCACCTCGCTGTCCGTATCTAGATTGAAAAACTGGGACTTTGGATTTTGAAAGACGGAGCCCACCTGACGGGCCAGTTCATACATGGGGGTTTTCTGCGGATCAAGACCGTCCACATTCACCCGACCGTCCAGGCGGCATCCAGGCGTAAAGGCGGGGATTAGGCCGTTGATCAGCTTGGTTACCGTTGTCTTTCCACAGCCGGAGGCTCCACAAAGCAGGACACACTCTCCGGGGGCGATGGATGTGCTGATCCCGGAAAGTATCTCCTGGCTTTCTTCATAGCCAAAGGATACCTGTTCCAATGAGATCATCGTTTCACCTCCCTATTGTATCACAAATGAGCATATCAGCAAGGCAAGTCCTGCCAGCATTCCCACCAGATCCGGAAGCCACAGATGCAGCGATATGGCGCTTGTCTTACGCGTGGGATTTTCAATGCCGCGGGTGACCGCTGCGGCAGAAAGCTCCTCTGCAGTCTCTGTCGCCGATACCATGAGCGGCACAACAGTACACTCCAGCTTGGCAAGTCCCCGGATGCTGCGCAGCTTCATGGCATCTCGAATATAGCCGATCTCCTCCCGGATTGCCGGAAAGTATCGAAGGGTCACAGAGATCGCTACGATCAATTTCTGCGGCACATGAAGCTGATGCAGCCCCAGGATCAGATACCGGAGCGGTGTGCATTTCAGCATCAGGGAACCGATCATCAGACAAGGAAACATCCGGCGGATATAGGTAGCAAAAATGGTAAAGCTGGTGGCGATGATACCGGGAGAAGCCGGTAAAATCACTTGCTGGAAAAAGACTAGTGCCCCGTAGCCGATTAACCATTTGACCGCCATGCTGACGCGGCCATGAAGGAGTATCAAAAGCAGGATGAGGCTGATCAAGGCCAGCTCCATCCAGAGGGTGTGAGGACGAAATGCGATGATGTTAGCGGCTAACAGCATCCAGAGACCAGCGCGCGGATCAAAAATAGTTTGATGGGTGTCGCGCTCCATCTCAAACCAGCCCCGCTTTTTCAAAGTGCTTGCGGAACATCAATCGGGCGATCAAGCCGCCGATGATTGCTCCGACAATGGGTGCCAGGAACAGTACCACCAACATTCCGTTGGAAGACAGGGCCCTCAGCGTGTTTATATAGTCTGTCGGCATCCCCTGCTCGGTGATCTGCCGCAGGAAGTCCTCCCGCATCAGCCAAATGGGCAGCGGAGAGCCCACCATGCCTATGGAAAACAGGACAAAGGAAATCAGATTTCCTGTCATGCTCCGATAATGAGTGGCGATACGGATGATCTCTGCCAGTCCACAGGCAAGAACGAAGGAAATCAGGATCACCAAGGTGAACTGTCCGGTGACATAGTAGATCAAGCCGGTAATCAGACCCATCAGCAGCACAGAGCCTATTTTCTGCACTTTGGCACACATCATCAGATATGGAATGCCGGTAAACAGGGCGATAAAGCCAGGCATCAAGATCCACAGCAGCGGGTGAAGCCCGCCCATGAGCATGAAAGCAAAGTTGATCACA
This genomic window contains:
- a CDS encoding DUF512 domain-containing protein — translated: MPVVIYDIEAGSLAAKAGIVPGETLLSINGREVNDVLDYRFLIVDRHLDLSLVRPDGEEHHVILRKSEYDDPGLLFETYLMDKQRTCRNKCVFCFIDQLPKGMRESLYFKDDDARLSFLFGNYITLTNLSDKELQRIIEMHISPVNISVHTTDPELRCRMMGNRFAGEALRHLWHLAEAGTHINCQMVLCPGLNDGPQLDRTLADLTPLYPAVQSIAAVPVGLTDHREGLYPLTGYTPEGAAAVIDQIDAFGDRCVEQFGSRICYAADEFYLKAGRPLPPPSFYEDFCQLENGVGTITLLKDQFMDALHYEDFQLDHPREVTIATGVSVAPTIQSLIDEAVKKWHNLTVHVVPIVNTFFGTSINVSGLVTGTDLKRQLKGRRLGSEVLIPSSMLRFEGDLFLDDVSVTELAETLEVPITPVSVDDGQNLLDAILGIGTN
- the rpmF gene encoding 50S ribosomal protein L32; the protein is MAVPKRKVSKARRDKRRNNVWKIEVPSLVKCSQCGELKRAHRLCPNCGYYHGRQVIEKES
- a CDS encoding YceD family protein — protein: MILDLKALFAGDSPIQVDYSFRPEEDQLPNVSLVHVTGRLVNEADIVMSQLSASFEMPLSCDRCMSEYVAQYNFPVEHVLVTSLNHEDEDRFILVEQGQLDVDELVVSDILLSLPMKHLCRPDCKGLCPTCGRNLNEGPCGCKKPIDPRLEALGKLLE
- a CDS encoding YfhO family protein; this translates as MIQPKIPFRNSLSDNGRMEGRLSRLLSFLTPLVILLLVYVLFGMFPFGQKSLLITDMSQIYVDFHSWFYDALKGGDSLLFSWNTGLGMNMVGALTFYLSSPFSFLVLLFERSQIPDALLLITLLKVGSCGFTFSFYSSKVLKFNGIRNVIFSSMYALMTYVVVYALNIMWLDGIIMLPLVLLGVHSLVEKGKILPLTVSFLIAFITQFYIAYMIGIFSILYFLGVMFRVGKPSWKTFRNRSGKFILSGALAGFMSAFLLLPTYFSLQYVYLYIASSNPGAHTLTPIELISKMALGSYDTLTYGLPNLFCGTLCILLGVLYFLNRSIQRREKMIAGGMLVILLLSMTFWPINIFWHAFDEPTWFPYRFSFLYCFVLLVLSIRCFQQLDGLKGWHIAAAAGGASLCFGSVLLFGLEHVTAVQIGTTVALLCVYALLLAAMRYRPQAALAMTLVLAATVMVELYDNTNKMVHAMDTEFRYNDRASYVSYVENRSSVIQSIRQQDPGWYRMENHDMRNANDSLSLDYYGMAHYDSFTNQHMSQFLSHLGVTTTVQNRFLRYYGSTSVLDSLLGIKYVLGTNERRDGYTEIQSFGNDQKVFLNQNALSIGYMVDDGLRNFTYDSSSQKDPFYLQNKLLNAMDGREYDYYTPIHMASTMTSDNITMESYNDWWYSVSKNENSGNSYISYTITNPKAQNVCFYLPSVGLSEQNYVYVNGELYGPWGYDLIGAIDLGWWEADQEITVSFELRDDSCYLGEPQFYGFDGHAADLLFDRLKEHQMTDIEMGTSSVKGTVDAGEGGLLFTSIPSDPGWSAEVDGKPVQLVNIADAFWAVELPEGQHEVSFSFTPQGLRIGVILSITAFILAVVLIYCIDYRGKRKKHLPVDEDPDPV
- a CDS encoding ABC transporter ATP-binding protein: MFHSVGRIMRWAKGYRKRMILGFVCSFFATWCTAGPVMLAAWALGQMIRSAWGEKNLSASLPWLCLGSIAGLVLLRFFFTYWKNRLQESIGTERAAEQRMELGGVLKRVSLGYFAQNDLGDILAALTTELSTLELQSMKMVDAVVNGYIQVAVILLCVAIFCPPAALAALIGVAVSAFALRGIGRQSARTAPVSHRAQEALSGAAIEYIHGLPVVKSFGQDGVSVQRFHDACRDNKAIRIKNEFGFVPWNCLHLISLRAASVGLILLAGHQALVGALSLPYFLMIALFSFTIFGSVEAINDAAHILSVTDSVLDRLEELDQTDFIDKDGREIVLDRFDVAFSHVSFGYGSREVLHDVTFTAPQGTTTAIVGPSGSGKSTICNLVARFYDVNSGTVSVGGHDVRRFTCESLLRNISMVFQNVYLFQDSVENNIKFGCPGATHEQVVAAAKAACCHSFISALPNGYDTVIGEGGSTLSGGEKQRISIARAILKNAPIVILDEATASVDPENEHLIQQALSALTRGKTILTIAHRLATIQHADQILVVDDGHIVEHGTHEELLAQSGVYRRFVEIRKQAEGWRLA
- a CDS encoding ABC transporter ATP-binding protein, whose product is MKERSWLGILLSFVTPCRGKLTASVVLAIVSVAGGFVPYLGVYQIIRLFFLRQAAWEGVLFWCGVCLAGYVVKVAGYALSTMLAHVSAYTILEGLRRQVADRLMGAPLGEVDVRSIGSLKSTIVDRIEDIEPPLAHMIPELSSNLLLPLVVAITMFSIDWRMGLALLVTVPLALLPMAFAMGSYNKNYAAYMAANAHVNSVIVEYVEGIQVVKAFSQGERSYQKFAQAVCSFRDFTMAWFRGTWASMNLCLSILPTTLLGTLPVGVWLYSTGVLDPAQVTLCLMLALGIVAPLMSATAFLNSMKSMQFAVNDTRELLNLPQLSQAEREIPLTDNTIQLRDVSFSYGGEAETNVLDHLNLTIPQEKFTALVVPSGGGKSTIARLVARFWDVTEGTITLGGQDIRELPLKQLSQTISFVTQDNFLFDCSIKENIRLGRPAASDEEVFAAARAAQCEEFISRLEHGWDTTAGEAGKQLSGGERQRIAIARAILKDAPIVVLDEATAFTDPENEDKIQQSIMALSKGKTLLVIAHRLSTIQKADQIVVLEKGQVVDCGTQEELLCRCPLYQTLWAAHVGVQNWAVTSTEQEGK
- a CDS encoding helix-turn-helix domain-containing protein, which translates into the protein MFLTGEGFPPPLAESGGCRVFQFHSDSGEGMMTQYDLFPGVFLMYNDFHMEGYDSVFCTAEDLLCIDYCRQGRMEYQSGPDTFSYVEAGDMKLDRRLEHRGHFTFPLAHYHGLTIGFVLPQAEQALREWVREFPVDLSRLQKKFCSGRHPKVIHRASSTDHIFQELYAVPEQIKLPYFRIKVLELLLYLNALELGRETEKPYFYKSQVEKVKAAHRLLTEDLERHYTIAELSERFSIPATALKECSKSIYGQPLNTYMRCFRMDHAGLLLRQEMQTSVAEIAGLVGYDSASKFAAAFREVKGKTPLEYCREGQ